The following proteins are encoded in a genomic region of Flavobacteriales bacterium:
- a CDS encoding ABC transporter permease: protein MIAFLFKRLSYGILVMWGVVTVVFLLFNVLPGDPARMMLDQREDAEQLNNIRAKYGFDKPLATQYALYLNDLSPISIHSQDPNTYSNLQSKAYNYYKLVAFNSNDIVIKYPYLRTSFKKSGKSVGDIISDTLPNTIVLAVSSILIAIFLGVFIGILAAIFKDSWIDKVALFFGVLGMSVPSFFSAILIAWLFGFVLNEFTGLNMTGSLYSVDDYGRGEFLTLSNLILPAITLGVRPLAVIIQLTRASFLETLTQDYVRTAFAKGLSFVTVLRKHVLKNSLNPVVTAVSGWFASLLAGAVFVEYIFAWNGLGKEIVDALNQLDLPVVMGSVLTIALMFVIINIVVDLIYGWLDPRIRMS, encoded by the coding sequence TTGATAGCATTTCTCTTTAAGCGTTTGAGTTATGGAATCCTAGTAATGTGGGGTGTTGTTACGGTAGTGTTTTTACTGTTCAATGTTCTTCCTGGTGACCCTGCTCGAATGATGTTAGACCAAAGAGAAGATGCTGAACAATTAAATAATATTAGAGCTAAATACGGATTTGATAAACCCTTAGCTACTCAATATGCTTTATATCTCAATGATTTATCGCCTATTTCTATTCATTCTCAAGACCCAAATACTTATTCTAATCTGCAGTCTAAAGCCTATAATTACTATAAGTTGGTAGCTTTTAACTCTAATGATATTGTTATCAAATACCCTTATCTAAGAACGTCTTTTAAAAAATCGGGCAAATCTGTTGGTGATATCATTTCTGACACCTTGCCAAATACCATTGTGTTAGCCGTTTCTTCTATACTAATAGCTATATTTTTAGGTGTTTTCATAGGCATACTAGCAGCCATATTTAAGGATAGTTGGATAGACAAAGTAGCTTTATTCTTTGGAGTTCTTGGTATGTCTGTTCCCTCGTTCTTTTCAGCCATTCTCATAGCCTGGTTATTTGGTTTTGTATTGAATGAATTTACAGGATTAAATATGACAGGAAGTTTATACTCGGTTGACGATTATGGTAGGGGAGAATTTTTAACATTATCTAACCTCATACTACCTGCTATTACATTAGGGGTAAGGCCCTTAGCCGTTATTATACAATTGACTAGAGCATCTTTTTTAGAAACGCTGACACAAGATTATGTCAGAACAGCCTTTGCAAAGGGCTTGAGCTTTGTCACAGTTTTAAGAAAACACGTTTTAAAAAATTCCCTTAACCCTGTAGTGACAGCCGTATCTGGTTGGTTTGCTAGTTTATTAGCAGGGGCTGTATTTGTAGAGTATATTTTTGCTTGGAATGGCTTAGGAAAAGAAATTGTAGATGCATTGAATCAGTTAGATCTGCCTGTTGTGATGGGTAGTGTACTGACCATTGCTCTCATGTTTGTAATTATTAACATTGTGGTTGACCTTATTTACGGATGGTTGGACCCTAGAATTAGAATGAGTTAA